From Glycine soja cultivar W05 chromosome 4, ASM419377v2, whole genome shotgun sequence, the proteins below share one genomic window:
- the LOC114408836 gene encoding U-box domain-containing protein 35-like isoform X1: MSVQQPPCAAPLQNTTMVAVDKDKNSVHAFRWAVNHLDNPIIIAVHVKHKNFSHHVTNVFPPDEEDVANIFNTLRGMCTRKAVKMKEAVIDDSDVVRGLLEYANRNAIHSIVVGASTKNPLISLKKFKTYQYQDIPTAMIKSAPDYCSVYIISKLKIVSARSAVRSMSKGFMAPKQLPVQACPPSEPEGGSVRGQPPRSRSTYEGPVEPMRIQARERPRSAGSMSIDINIDVHTHPRHWSMDEREIAGLVTMDVTKQDSIPDVSDSFGTSGPQSSKELEAEMKRLRLELKQTMDMYSSACKQAISAKNQAEQIRQWKMEEDRKVEVVRLSQEAALALAEREKIRAKAALEAAEEARRRAEQDAQRRKDAEMKARLEAEEKERALSALAHNDNRYRKYTIVEIEAATEKFYPLNKIGEGGYGPVYKGHLDHTPVAIKILRPDAVHGMKQFQQEIEVLSCIRHPHMVLLLGACPEHGCLVYEYMDNGSLEDRLYRKNNSRPISWRKRFQIAAEIATALLFLHQNKPEPIVHRDLKPSNILLDRNYVSKISDVGLARLVPASVADTMTQYYMTSAAGTFCYIDPEYQQTGILTTKSDVYSLGIMLLQIITAKPPMGLAHIVKKAIEKGRFEEILDPVVTDWPVEEALSFAKLALKCSELSKKDRPNLATVVLPELNRLSELELTLHNDQVFYSSEGVINSYAACPPTPPRSHYSDSETLYTI; encoded by the exons ATGTCTGTTCAACAGCCGCCATGTGCCGCCCCGCTGCAAAACACCACAATGGTGGCTGTTGACAAAGACAAAAACAGTGTTCATGCTTTCCGCTGGGCCGTTAATCACCTCGACAACCCCATCATCATTGCCGTCCATGTCAAGCACAAAAACTTTTCTCATC ATGTCACCAATGTGTTTCCACCGGACGAAGAGGATGTAGCCAATATTTTCAATACCTTGCGTGGAATGTGTACCCGCAAAGCT GTCAAGATGAAAGAAGCCGTAATCGATGATAGTGATGTTGTGAGAGGACTTTTAGAGTATGCAAACAGGAATGCCATACATAGTATCGTGGTCGGTGCATCCACAAAAAACCCTTTGATAAG cctcaaaaaatttaaaacctaTCAGTATCAGGATATACCAACAGCCATGATCAAATCAGCCCCAGATTACTGCTCTGTGTACATAATTTCCAAATTGAAGATTGTGTCAGCTCGATCAGCGGTACGGTCAATGTCAAAAGGTTTTATGGCACCGAAACAACTTCCTGTGCAGGCATGCCCACCTAGTGAACCAGAAGGTGGATCAGTAAG GGGACAACCACCAAGAAGTAGGAGTACTTACGAAGGACCAGTAGAACCAATGAGAATACAGGCACGTGAGAGGCCAAGGAGTGCGGGTAGTATGTCAATAGACATTAACATTGATGTACACACTCATCCACGACATTGGTCAATGGATGAAAGAGAAATTGCAGGGCTTGTGACAATGGATGTGACTAAGCAAGATTCTATTCCTGATGTATCAGATTCCTTCGGGACATCAGGTCCTCAGTCCTCA AAAGAGCTTGAAGCCGAGATGAAAAGATTGAGGCTTGAACTGAAGCAAACTATGGACATGTACAGCTCAGCTTGCAAGCAAGCAATCTCAGCCAAAAATCAG GCAGAACAAATTCGTCAATGGAAAATGGAAGAGGACCGTAAGGTTGAGGTAGTTAGGTTGTCTCAAGAGGCAGCTCTTGCACTGGCAGAAAGGGAGAAGATTAGAGCCAAAGCTGCATTGGAAGCAGCTGAGGAGGCCAGGAGGAGGGCAGAACAGGATGCACAGAGAAGAAAGGATGCAGAGATGAAAGCCAGGTTAGAGGCAGAAGAGAAGGAACGTGCATTATCTGCGTTGGCTCATAACGATAACCGGTATAGAAAATACACTATAGTGGAGATTGAAGCAGCCACAGAAAAGTTCTACCCATTAAACAAAATTGGTGAAGGTGGATATGGACCTGTGTATAAAGGCCACCTTGATCACACCCCAGTTGCAATCAAAATTTTAAGGCCTGATGCTGTTCATGGCATGAAGCAGTTCCAACAAGAg ATTGAGGTACTAAGCTGCATTAGACATCCGCATATGGTCCTCCTCCTCGGTGCATGTCCTGAGCATGGGTGCTTGGTGTATGAATACATGGATAATGGAAGCTTAGAAGATAGATTATACCGAAAAAATAACAGCAGGCCAATTTCATGGAGGAAACGGTTCCAAATAGCTGCTGAGATTGCAACTGCACTCCTCTTCTTACACCAAAACAAGCCAGAGCCTATTGTGCACAGAGACCTTAAACCATCAAACATTCTCTTGGACAGGAATTACGTGAGTAAAATCAGTGACGTTGGTCTGGCACGGTTAGTCCCCGCTTCTGTAGCTGATACTATGACACAATATTACATGACTTCCGCTGCTGGAACCTTTTGTTACATTGATCCTGAGTATCAACAAACGGGAATACTAACAACAAAGTCAGATGTATATTCTCTGGGGATAATGCTACTGCAGATAATCACAGCCAAGCCTCCCATGGGACTTGCTCACATAGTTAAGAAGGCAATTGAAAAGGGTAGGTTTGAAGAGATTCTTGACCCTGTGGTCACTGATTGGCCAGTGGAAGAGGCTCTATCATTTGCCAAATTAGCATTGAAGTGCTCAGAACTCAGCAAGAAGGACAGGCCAAACCTTGCAACAGTTGTGTTGCCAGAGCTTAATAGGTTAAGCGAACTTGAATTGACTTTACACAATGATCAAGTTTTTTACAGTAGTGAAGGTGTGATCAATAGCTATGCCGCTTGCCCTCCCACACCTCCAAGAAGTCATTACTCTGACTCAGAGACGTTATATACGATCTAG
- the LOC114408836 gene encoding U-box domain-containing protein 35-like isoform X2 yields MLSAGPLITSTTPSSLPSMSSTKTFLIVDVTNVFPPDEEDVANIFNTLRGMCTRKAVKMKEAVIDDSDVVRGLLEYANRNAIHSIVVGASTKNPLISLKKFKTYQYQDIPTAMIKSAPDYCSVYIISKLKIVSARSAVRSMSKGFMAPKQLPVQACPPSEPEGGSVRGQPPRSRSTYEGPVEPMRIQARERPRSAGSMSIDINIDVHTHPRHWSMDEREIAGLVTMDVTKQDSIPDVSDSFGTSGPQSSKELEAEMKRLRLELKQTMDMYSSACKQAISAKNQAEQIRQWKMEEDRKVEVVRLSQEAALALAEREKIRAKAALEAAEEARRRAEQDAQRRKDAEMKARLEAEEKERALSALAHNDNRYRKYTIVEIEAATEKFYPLNKIGEGGYGPVYKGHLDHTPVAIKILRPDAVHGMKQFQQEIEVLSCIRHPHMVLLLGACPEHGCLVYEYMDNGSLEDRLYRKNNSRPISWRKRFQIAAEIATALLFLHQNKPEPIVHRDLKPSNILLDRNYVSKISDVGLARLVPASVADTMTQYYMTSAAGTFCYIDPEYQQTGILTTKSDVYSLGIMLLQIITAKPPMGLAHIVKKAIEKGRFEEILDPVVTDWPVEEALSFAKLALKCSELSKKDRPNLATVVLPELNRLSELELTLHNDQVFYSSEGVINSYAACPPTPPRSHYSDSETLYTI; encoded by the exons ATGCTTTCCGCTGGGCCGTTAATCACCTCGACAACCCCATCATCATTGCCGTCCATGTCAAGCACAAAAACTTTTCTCATCGTAG ATGTCACCAATGTGTTTCCACCGGACGAAGAGGATGTAGCCAATATTTTCAATACCTTGCGTGGAATGTGTACCCGCAAAGCT GTCAAGATGAAAGAAGCCGTAATCGATGATAGTGATGTTGTGAGAGGACTTTTAGAGTATGCAAACAGGAATGCCATACATAGTATCGTGGTCGGTGCATCCACAAAAAACCCTTTGATAAG cctcaaaaaatttaaaacctaTCAGTATCAGGATATACCAACAGCCATGATCAAATCAGCCCCAGATTACTGCTCTGTGTACATAATTTCCAAATTGAAGATTGTGTCAGCTCGATCAGCGGTACGGTCAATGTCAAAAGGTTTTATGGCACCGAAACAACTTCCTGTGCAGGCATGCCCACCTAGTGAACCAGAAGGTGGATCAGTAAG GGGACAACCACCAAGAAGTAGGAGTACTTACGAAGGACCAGTAGAACCAATGAGAATACAGGCACGTGAGAGGCCAAGGAGTGCGGGTAGTATGTCAATAGACATTAACATTGATGTACACACTCATCCACGACATTGGTCAATGGATGAAAGAGAAATTGCAGGGCTTGTGACAATGGATGTGACTAAGCAAGATTCTATTCCTGATGTATCAGATTCCTTCGGGACATCAGGTCCTCAGTCCTCA AAAGAGCTTGAAGCCGAGATGAAAAGATTGAGGCTTGAACTGAAGCAAACTATGGACATGTACAGCTCAGCTTGCAAGCAAGCAATCTCAGCCAAAAATCAG GCAGAACAAATTCGTCAATGGAAAATGGAAGAGGACCGTAAGGTTGAGGTAGTTAGGTTGTCTCAAGAGGCAGCTCTTGCACTGGCAGAAAGGGAGAAGATTAGAGCCAAAGCTGCATTGGAAGCAGCTGAGGAGGCCAGGAGGAGGGCAGAACAGGATGCACAGAGAAGAAAGGATGCAGAGATGAAAGCCAGGTTAGAGGCAGAAGAGAAGGAACGTGCATTATCTGCGTTGGCTCATAACGATAACCGGTATAGAAAATACACTATAGTGGAGATTGAAGCAGCCACAGAAAAGTTCTACCCATTAAACAAAATTGGTGAAGGTGGATATGGACCTGTGTATAAAGGCCACCTTGATCACACCCCAGTTGCAATCAAAATTTTAAGGCCTGATGCTGTTCATGGCATGAAGCAGTTCCAACAAGAg ATTGAGGTACTAAGCTGCATTAGACATCCGCATATGGTCCTCCTCCTCGGTGCATGTCCTGAGCATGGGTGCTTGGTGTATGAATACATGGATAATGGAAGCTTAGAAGATAGATTATACCGAAAAAATAACAGCAGGCCAATTTCATGGAGGAAACGGTTCCAAATAGCTGCTGAGATTGCAACTGCACTCCTCTTCTTACACCAAAACAAGCCAGAGCCTATTGTGCACAGAGACCTTAAACCATCAAACATTCTCTTGGACAGGAATTACGTGAGTAAAATCAGTGACGTTGGTCTGGCACGGTTAGTCCCCGCTTCTGTAGCTGATACTATGACACAATATTACATGACTTCCGCTGCTGGAACCTTTTGTTACATTGATCCTGAGTATCAACAAACGGGAATACTAACAACAAAGTCAGATGTATATTCTCTGGGGATAATGCTACTGCAGATAATCACAGCCAAGCCTCCCATGGGACTTGCTCACATAGTTAAGAAGGCAATTGAAAAGGGTAGGTTTGAAGAGATTCTTGACCCTGTGGTCACTGATTGGCCAGTGGAAGAGGCTCTATCATTTGCCAAATTAGCATTGAAGTGCTCAGAACTCAGCAAGAAGGACAGGCCAAACCTTGCAACAGTTGTGTTGCCAGAGCTTAATAGGTTAAGCGAACTTGAATTGACTTTACACAATGATCAAGTTTTTTACAGTAGTGAAGGTGTGATCAATAGCTATGCCGCTTGCCCTCCCACACCTCCAAGAAGTCATTACTCTGACTCAGAGACGTTATATACGATCTAG
- the LOC114408837 gene encoding protein ANTAGONIST OF LIKE HETEROCHROMATIN PROTEIN 1-like, translated as MNEPTRKYRKKNEEGSRSTQKNNKKKELKSILTSLLFVDAGEKNEEQHKKKEDLMDGYYSEVEESNYPKKRKKLAGGDSGSLRRVWVKERSGAWWEECNKPEFPEQEFKKAFRMRRLTFEAICEELNSVIAKEDTTLRSAIPVKQRVAVCLWRLATGDPLSVVSRRFGLGISTCHKLVLEVCTAIKTVLMPKYLQWPNVVALRDIKGEFENISGIPNVVGSMLTSHVPIIAPKMNVSAYFNKRQTERNHKTSYSVTVQGVVDHRGVFTDVCIGWPGSMGDDQVLEKSALFHRANNAGLNLSGVWVVGGCGYPLLDWVLVPYTQQNLTWTQHAFNEKIGEVRRVAKGAFGRLKGRWGCLQKRTEVKLQDLPFVLGACCVLHNICELKNEEMDPELLENIDDDGDYAEVMEPEVAFRSVSSLKARDAIAHNLLHHGLAGTSFV; from the coding sequence ATGAACGAACCCACGAGAAAATACCGCAAGAAGAACGAAGAAGGATCAAGATCAACCCAGAAGAATAACAAGAAGAAAGAACTAAAGAGCATCCTCACTTCGCTCTTGTTCGTGGATGCaggagagaaaaatgaagaacaaCACAAGAAAAAGGAGGACTTGATGGACGGTTACTACAGCGAGGTGGAAGAATCCAATTACccgaaaaagagaaagaaactcGCCGGCGGTGACTCGGGGAGTCTCCGGCGAGTCTGGGTGAAGGAACGTTCCGGAGCGTGGTGGGAGGAGTGTAACAAACCCGAATTTCCGGAACAAGAATTCAAAAAAGCCTTCAGAATGCGAAGGCTCACTTTTGAAGCAATTTGCGAGGAGCTGAATTCGGTGATTGCGAAGGAAGACACGACTTTGAGAAGCGCCATTCCGGTGAAGCAAAGGGTGGCGGTTTGCTTGTGGCGGTTGGCCACCGGCGACCCTCTGAGCGTGGTTTCCAGAAGATTCGGTTTGGGGATATCCACTTGCCACAAACTGGTTCTAGAGGTCTGCACTGCCATAAAGACAGTGCTTATGCCAAAGTACTTGCAATGGCCTAATGTCGTTGCCTTACGGGACATCAAGGGTGAGTTTGAGAACATTTCTGGGATTCCCAACGTTGTAGGGTCCATGCTCACTTCGCATGTTCCCATCATAGCTCCTAAGATGAACGTTTCTGCTTACTTCAACAAGAGGCAGACTGAGAGGAACCACAAGACTTCGTATTCCGTTACTGTTCAAGGTGTTGTTGACCATAGAGGGGTTTTCACTGATGTGTGCATTGGGTGGCCTGGTTCAATGGGTGATGATCAGGTTTTGGAAAAGTCAGCGCTTTTTCATAGGGCTAATAATGCGGGGCTTAATCTAAGTGGGGTTTGGGTTGTTGGGGGTTGTGGGTATCCTTTGTTGGATTGGGTTTTGGTGCCTTATACTCAGCAGAACCTCACTTGGACGCAGCATGCTTTCAATGAGAAGATTGGAGAGGTTCGGAGGGTTGCTAAGGGTGCGTTTGGGAGGTTGAAAGGAAGGTGGGGGTGCTTGCAGAAGAGGACTGAGGTGAAGCTCCAAGATTTGCCTTTTGTGCTTGGGGCTTGTTGTGTGTTGCATAATATATGTGAGTTGAAGAATGAGGAAATGGATCCTGAGTTGTTGGAGAATattgatgatgatggtgattaTGCTGAGGTGATGGAGCCAGAGGTTGCCTTCAGATCTGTTAGCTCCTTGAAGGCTAGGGATGCAATTGCGCATAACCTCTTGCACCATGGACTAGCTGGCACTTCTTTTGTTTGA